The following proteins come from a genomic window of Chryseobacterium glaciei:
- a CDS encoding peptide-N-glycosidase F-related protein, with amino-acid sequence MSLFFAGLLQSQTTTMVNVISQAVYYDGYAATVSDPVPTGLIRLGNTRYARKLTDAELNSFKAKIAMRVSIGALCDNYDRLGEVFLALVPKNQATYTIDDVNVKRIEVGRYITPFMNKNRTPTEVPYTYNLSNLYSVFHDSALRSTYDMYMELDVFGVPYAAQTQVAGCSGRIDVFSGSLTFFSTDAGATPTDYNSLTPLLSYSRINNYNSTDVAGQTVRIVNFNLPNPVTDARFVVISTPHGANSGGEEYVRRQNYTYIDDVQVLTYTPGGISCEPFRVYNTQGNGIYGTTPKTVADWTSWNNWCPGNSVPIRGFVIPNLTAGNHTLKHTIPTAVFNQQQGDVYLSVYMQGKSNVNLNVNDVKTTDVSIYPNPTSDFVNIKSPIDVMSLSLFSIDGRKLFENYKENKIDISSYNTGIYILNVVLKDGTSFKHKIIKK; translated from the coding sequence TTGAGTCTCTTTTTCGCGGGACTTCTTCAATCACAAACCACAACAATGGTAAATGTGATTTCACAAGCAGTTTATTATGATGGTTATGCAGCAACGGTATCCGATCCGGTTCCTACAGGTCTGATCAGACTTGGAAACACAAGATATGCAAGAAAACTTACAGACGCAGAACTGAATTCTTTCAAAGCAAAAATTGCCATGAGAGTTTCTATCGGTGCTCTTTGTGACAATTATGACCGTTTGGGAGAGGTTTTCTTGGCTTTAGTTCCTAAAAATCAAGCTACTTATACTATAGACGATGTCAATGTAAAAAGAATTGAAGTTGGCAGATACATCACCCCTTTCATGAACAAAAACCGTACTCCCACGGAAGTGCCTTACACCTATAATTTAAGTAATTTATACAGTGTCTTTCACGATTCTGCGCTTCGCAGCACTTACGATATGTATATGGAATTAGACGTTTTTGGTGTTCCTTATGCTGCACAAACTCAGGTTGCAGGATGTTCTGGCAGAATTGATGTTTTTTCGGGATCTCTTACTTTCTTTTCAACAGATGCAGGGGCAACACCTACAGATTACAATAGCCTTACTCCTCTTTTGAGTTACAGCAGAATCAATAACTATAATAGTACAGATGTTGCTGGTCAAACTGTTAGAATTGTAAATTTTAATTTACCCAATCCCGTTACTGATGCACGCTTTGTTGTAATATCAACTCCTCATGGTGCAAACAGTGGTGGGGAAGAATATGTAAGAAGACAAAACTACACATATATAGATGATGTACAAGTCCTTACGTATACTCCTGGAGGAATTTCGTGCGAACCATTCAGAGTATACAATACGCAAGGTAACGGAATTTACGGAACAACTCCAAAAACTGTTGCTGATTGGACTTCATGGAACAACTGGTGCCCTGGAAATTCTGTTCCTATCAGAGGATTTGTAATACCTAACTTGACCGCAGGAAATCATACCCTAAAACATACAATTCCAACCGCTGTTTTTAATCAGCAACAGGGAGATGTCTATTTATCTGTTTATATGCAGGGCAAAAGCAACGTCAATTTAAATGTAAATGATGTCAAAACAACAGATGTAAGCATTTATCCAAATCCGACTTCTGATTTTGTCAATATAAAGTCTCCAATAGATGTAATGTCTTTAAGTTTATTCAGCATAGACGGAAGAAAATTATTTGAAAATTATAAAGAAAATAAGATCGATATTTCTTCATACAACACAGGAATTTACATCTTGAATGTCGTTTTAAAAGACGGAACATCTTTCAAACATAAGATTATCAAAAAATAA
- a CDS encoding AAA family ATPase, giving the protein MSDTYQAEDIRQLTEKIKEQNYLFSLLRQEINKVIIGQEYMIDRLLVGLLGGGHVLLEGVPGLAKTLAIKTLADAVHGEFSRIQFTPDLLPADVVGTMIYNIKENDFSIKRGPVFANFVLADEINRAPAKVQSALLEVMQEKQVTIGDETMKLPKPFLVLATQNPIDQEGTYLLPEAQSDRFMLKCTIDYPKFEDERTVMRMVSTSHQPIVKPVVSLQNIVDAKELINQIYLDEKIEKYILDMVFATRYPENYGLSELKNYISFGASPRASINLAIASRAYAFLKGRAFVIPEDVKELAKDVLRHRIGLTFEAEAEEISTEEIVNRILAKIQAP; this is encoded by the coding sequence ATGTCAGATACATATCAAGCAGAAGACATTCGTCAGTTGACGGAAAAGATAAAAGAACAAAACTATTTATTTTCACTTCTGAGACAGGAAATCAACAAGGTTATCATTGGCCAGGAATATATGATAGACCGCCTTTTGGTAGGTTTGTTAGGAGGTGGACACGTTCTTTTGGAAGGGGTTCCCGGATTGGCAAAAACATTAGCTATAAAAACGTTGGCGGATGCTGTTCATGGTGAATTTTCAAGGATTCAGTTTACACCCGATCTATTGCCTGCAGATGTTGTAGGAACGATGATCTATAATATTAAAGAGAACGATTTTTCTATAAAAAGAGGGCCTGTTTTCGCGAATTTTGTGCTTGCGGATGAGATCAACCGTGCGCCTGCAAAGGTACAATCAGCTCTTTTAGAGGTGATGCAGGAAAAGCAGGTGACAATTGGTGATGAAACAATGAAGCTTCCAAAGCCGTTTTTGGTATTGGCAACACAAAACCCGATCGATCAGGAAGGAACTTATCTTTTGCCTGAAGCACAAAGTGACCGTTTTATGCTGAAATGTACGATCGATTATCCAAAATTTGAGGATGAAAGAACAGTAATGAGAATGGTTTCTACTTCTCATCAGCCTATCGTAAAACCTGTTGTTTCTCTGCAAAATATTGTAGATGCTAAAGAATTAATCAATCAGATTTATTTAGACGAAAAGATCGAAAAATATATTCTGGATATGGTTTTTGCAACCCGTTATCCTGAGAATTACGGTCTTTCTGAACTTAAAAATTATATCAGTTTCGGAGCTTCTCCAAGAGCATCTATTAACTTGGCAATTGCATCAAGAGCTTATGCATTCTTGAAAGGAAGAGCTTTTGTGATTCCTGAAGATGTAAAAGAATTGGCGAAAGATGTGTTGAGACACAGAATTGGATTAACATTCGAAGCTGAGGCAGAAGAGATTTCTACAGAAGAAATTGTTAACAGAATTTTAGCTAAAATTCAAGCTCCTTAA
- a CDS encoding GNAT family N-acetyltransferase — translation MEEIIIRKAVQEDCAPMLELIKELAEYEKALNEVTLTLEQFTQDGFGKSPVWGAFVAEFEEQIVGISLYYDRYSTWKGRRLYLEDLVVTEKLRGKQIGKKLFEATLEHGKSNQYSGMVFQVLNWNEPAINFYKKYSPKFDDEWFNVSIEFE, via the coding sequence ATGGAAGAAATTATCATCAGAAAAGCAGTTCAGGAAGATTGTGCTCCGATGTTGGAGTTGATCAAAGAATTGGCTGAATATGAAAAAGCTTTGAATGAAGTTACTTTAACGTTAGAGCAATTTACGCAAGATGGTTTTGGTAAATCCCCAGTTTGGGGAGCCTTTGTTGCTGAATTTGAAGAACAGATTGTCGGAATTTCATTGTATTATGATCGATATTCAACTTGGAAAGGGAGAAGATTATATTTAGAAGATTTAGTGGTGACAGAAAAACTAAGAGGAAAGCAAATTGGAAAGAAATTATTTGAAGCAACCTTAGAACACGGAAAGTCAAATCAATACAGCGGAATGGTTTTTCAAGTATTAAATTGGAACGAACCAGCAATTAATTTCTATAAAAAATACAGTCCGAAGTTTGATGATGAATGGTTTAATGTTTCAATTGAGTTTGAATAA